The following are from one region of the Siniperca chuatsi isolate FFG_IHB_CAS linkage group LG13, ASM2008510v1, whole genome shotgun sequence genome:
- the puf60a gene encoding poly(U)-binding-splicing factor PUF60a: MAVTVSAGGPALIMENGQSTTTKLGLPPLTPNQQEALQKAKKYAMEQSIKSVLVKQTLAQQQQITSLQMASLSMGLGDALSPLQSVAAQRQRALAIMCRVYVGSIYYELGEDTIRQAFAPFGPIKSIDMSWDSVTMKHKGFAFVEYEMPEAAQLALEQMNSVVLGGRNIKVGRPSNIGQAQPIIDQLAEEARAFNRIYVASVHPDLSDDDIKSVFEAFGKIKSCMLAREPTTGRHKGYGFIEYEKAQSSQDAVASMNLFDLGGQYLRVGKAVTPPVPLLAPTTPGGLPAAAAVAAAAATAKITAQEAVGASVLGSLAGPALLSQQLGGLPQAVMAAQAPGVITGVTPSRPGLPQVGLVNPVLATPPAPAALFGCEVKRKEEEERQQEAQQDGATEPLSEQEHMSISGSSARHMVMRKLLRKQESTVMVLRNMVGPHDIDDDLEGEVTEECGKFGRVKRVIIYQERQGEEDDADVIVKIFVEFSEAAEMNRAIQALNRRWFAGRKVVAEVYDQERFDNSDLSA; this comes from the exons ATGGCGGTGACAGTTTCCGCG GGAGGGCCGGCTCTCATCATGGAGAACGGACAGAGCACCACCACCAAGCTGGGCCTGCCGCCGCTCACCCCCAACCAGCAGGAGGCGCTGCAGAAG gCGAAGAAGTACGCCATGGAGCAGAGCATCAAGAGTGTTCTGGTCAAACAAACTCtggctcagcagcagcagatcacCAGCCTGCAG atgGCGTCCCTGTCGATGGGTCTGGGCGACGCCCTGTCTCCCCTGCAGTCA GTAGCAGCTCAGCGCCAGAGAGCTCTGGCCATCATGTGTCGAGTCTACGTCGGCTCCATCTACTACGAGCTGGGAGAGGACACCATCAGGCAGGCCTTCGCTCCGTTTGGACCAATCAAAAGCATCGACATGTCCTGGGACTCTGTCACCATGAAACACAAG ggtTTTGCCTTCGTAGAGTACGAGATGCCCGAGGCGGCTCAGCTGGCTCTGGAACAGATGAACTCGGTCGTCCTTGGGGGCAGAAACATCAAG GTTGGGAGGCCCAGTAACATTGGCCAAGCTCAGCCAATCATCGACCAGCTGGCGGAGGAAGCGCGTGCCTTTAACAGGATCTATGTGGCGTCTGTCCACCCCGACCTCTCCGATGATGATATCAAGAGCGTTTTTGAGGCCTTCGGAAAGATCAAGTCCTGCATGTTGGCCCGAGAGCCGACAACCGGACGGCACAAAGGCTACGGCTTCATTG AGTACGAGAAGGCTCAGTCTTCTCAGGATGCCGTTGCCTCCATGAACCTGTTTGATCTGGGGGGTCAGTACCTGCGGGTGGGGAAGGCCGTGACTCCGCCCGTACCCCTCCTTGCGCCGACGACCCCTGGAGGTCTCCCCGCCGCCGCCGCTGTGgctgccgccgctgccaccgccaaGATCACTGCTCAG GAGGCGGTGGGAGCGTCGGTGCTCGGGTCTCTGGCCGGACCGGCACTCCTCTCTCAGCAGCTGGGAGGACTTCCTCAGGCTGTCATGGCTGCTCAGGCTCCAGGTGTCATCACAG GTGTGACCCCGTCCCGACCCGGCCTGCCTCAGGTGGGTTTGGTGAACCCGGTGCTGGCTACCCCCCCGGCACCCGCAGCCTTGTTTGGCTGTGAggtgaagaggaaagaggaggaggagcgtcAGCAGGAGGCGCAGCAGGACGGAGCCACGGAGCCGCTCAGCGAGCAGGAGCACATGAGCATCAGCGGCAGCAGCGCCAGACACATGGTGATGAGGAAACTGCTCCGCAAGCAGGAG TCCACCGTGATGGTCCTGAGGAACATGGTCGGTCCCCACGACATCGACGACGACTTGGAGGGCGAGGTCACCGAGGAGTGCGGGAAGTTCGGCCGGGTGAAGCGCGTCATCATCTACCAGGAGCGCCAGGGCGAGGAGGACGACGCCGACGTCATCGTGAAGATCTTCGTGGAGTTTTCGGAGGCGGCCGAGATGAACCGAGCCATCCAGGCGCTCAACCGCCGCTGGTTCGCAGGACGTAAGGTGGTCGCAGAGGTGTACGACCAGGAACGCTTCGACAACAGCGACCTGTCGGCGTAG